The Xanthomonas sp. DAR 34887 genome has a segment encoding these proteins:
- a CDS encoding bifunctional alpha/beta hydrolase/class I SAM-dependent methyltransferase — MRQVSESEFCSFDGTRLFYRHWPATAPAAAPRAVVLLHRGHEHSGRVVHLADELGLDDCAMFAWDARGNGRSPGARGDAPGFPALVRDLDRFIAHIGEAHGIALQDIVVIAQSVGAVIASTWVHDYAPPLRALVLASPAFKVKLYVPFARPGLALMHKLRGNFFVNSYVKPQWLTHDPARVASYRDDPLITRPISVRVLLGVYAAADRVVGDAQAITVPVQLLVSGDDFVVHRGPQDRFYERLSSPVKERHLLPGFFHDTLGERDRAPALAQIRRFVRERFAEAPALPSLLQAHRHGPTFEEAERLSWPPQKYSLQDLRWRFVRANLRFGGTLSEGVALGLQTGFDSGSTLDYVYRDRAAGKGPLGRFIDRNYLDAIGWRGIRVRRTHLHELLRLAMQRLRDAGAPVRVLDIAAGHGRYVLEALAAGERRADAIVLRDFSDLNVERGRALIAELGAADIARFEQGDAFDRDALAALQPRPTLAVVSGLYELFPDNDQVLRSLQGVAAAVEPGGYLAYTGQPWHPQLEFIARALTSHRGGAAWVMRRRTQQEMDELVRVAGFRKLEQRIDAWGIFTVSLAQRIAP, encoded by the coding sequence TGGTGCTGCTGCACCGCGGCCACGAGCATTCCGGGCGGGTCGTGCACCTGGCCGACGAACTGGGCCTGGACGACTGCGCGATGTTCGCCTGGGACGCGCGCGGTAACGGCCGCTCGCCCGGCGCGCGCGGCGATGCGCCGGGTTTCCCGGCGCTGGTGCGCGACCTGGACCGTTTCATCGCCCACATCGGCGAGGCCCACGGCATCGCGCTGCAGGACATCGTGGTGATCGCGCAGAGCGTGGGCGCGGTGATCGCCAGCACCTGGGTGCACGACTACGCGCCGCCGTTGCGCGCGCTGGTGCTCGCCTCGCCGGCGTTCAAGGTCAAGCTGTACGTGCCGTTCGCGCGGCCCGGGCTGGCCTTGATGCACAAGCTGCGCGGCAATTTCTTCGTCAACAGCTACGTCAAGCCGCAGTGGCTGACCCACGATCCGGCGCGCGTGGCCAGCTACCGCGACGATCCGCTGATCACCCGGCCGATCTCGGTGCGGGTATTGCTGGGCGTGTACGCCGCGGCCGATCGTGTGGTCGGCGATGCGCAGGCGATCACCGTGCCGGTGCAGCTGCTGGTGTCCGGCGACGATTTCGTCGTGCACCGCGGCCCGCAGGACCGTTTCTACGAGCGGCTGTCCTCGCCGGTGAAGGAGCGCCACCTGCTGCCCGGGTTCTTCCACGACACCCTGGGCGAGCGCGACCGCGCGCCGGCGCTGGCGCAGATCCGCCGTTTCGTGCGCGAACGCTTCGCCGAGGCGCCGGCGCTGCCCAGCCTGCTGCAGGCGCATCGGCACGGGCCCACCTTCGAGGAAGCCGAGCGGCTGTCCTGGCCGCCGCAAAAGTACAGCCTGCAGGATCTGCGCTGGCGTTTCGTGCGCGCCAACCTGCGTTTCGGCGGAACCCTTTCCGAAGGCGTGGCGCTGGGCCTGCAGACCGGCTTCGATTCCGGCAGCACGCTGGACTACGTGTACCGCGACCGTGCCGCCGGCAAGGGCCCGCTGGGCCGCTTCATCGACCGCAACTACCTGGATGCGATCGGCTGGCGCGGCATCCGCGTGCGCCGCACCCATCTGCACGAACTGCTGCGCCTGGCCATGCAGCGCCTGCGCGACGCCGGCGCGCCGGTGCGCGTGCTCGACATCGCCGCCGGCCACGGCCGCTACGTGCTGGAAGCGCTGGCCGCCGGCGAACGGCGTGCCGATGCGATCGTGCTGCGCGATTTCAGCGACTTGAACGTGGAGCGCGGGCGCGCGCTGATCGCCGAACTCGGCGCCGCCGACATCGCCCGTTTCGAGCAGGGCGACGCCTTCGACCGCGATGCGCTGGCGGCGCTGCAGCCGCGGCCGACGCTGGCGGTGGTATCGGGCCTGTACGAACTGTTCCCCGACAACGACCAGGTGCTGCGTTCGCTGCAGGGCGTGGCCGCGGCGGTGGAACCGGGCGGCTATCTGGCCTACACCGGCCAACCCTGGCACCCACAGCTGGAATTCATCGCCCGCGCGCTGACCAGCCACCGCGGCGGCGCGGCCTGGGTGATGCGCCGGCGCACACAGCAGGAGATGGACGAACTGGTGCGCGTGGCCGGCTTCCGCAAGCTGGAACAGCGCATCGATGCATGGGGCATCTTCACCGTGTCGCTGGCGCAGCGGATCGCGCCATGA
- a CDS encoding phosphatase PAP2/dual specificity phosphatase family protein codes for MSEAAPRPWRRALAWLALLGPFFFLSYGLANTLAERRAYVPSLPFAWETQIPFWPWTIVPYWSIDLFYVISFFVCRTRAELDTHARRLLTAQVLAVGCFLLWPLRFGFERPSSDGVFGWLFAVLLGFDKPFNQAPSLHIVLLVVLWVRYAQHLHGIARGALHIWFALIGVSVLTTYQHHFLDIPTGLAAGWLCVWLWPQRVAAPWSALAVARDPARWRLAAAYLCGSGACVALAWTVGGAAWWLLWPALSLLLVACDYALLGAIGLQKRADGRLSLAARWLYAPYLAAAWLNSRAWTRRDPAPREIADGVWLGRLPDRGERAAFAAVVDVCAELSLRAAGPHDRSVPMLDLVAPPAAALRDAASAIEAARRHGPVLVCCALGYSRSAAAVATWLLHSGRAADPDAALALLRARAARVVLGPAQRAAIAAAYAAPHAPPHALELPA; via the coding sequence ATGAGCGAGGCGGCACCGCGGCCGTGGCGGCGCGCGCTGGCGTGGCTGGCGCTGCTGGGGCCGTTCTTCTTCCTCAGCTACGGCCTGGCCAATACGCTGGCCGAGCGCCGCGCCTACGTGCCGTCGCTGCCGTTCGCGTGGGAAACGCAGATCCCGTTCTGGCCGTGGACGATCGTGCCGTACTGGTCGATCGACCTGTTCTACGTGATCTCGTTCTTCGTCTGCCGCACGCGCGCCGAGCTGGACACGCATGCCAGGCGGCTGCTGACCGCGCAGGTGCTGGCGGTGGGCTGCTTCCTGCTGTGGCCGCTGCGTTTCGGCTTCGAACGGCCGTCCAGCGACGGCGTGTTCGGCTGGCTGTTCGCGGTGCTGCTGGGCTTCGACAAGCCGTTCAACCAGGCGCCGTCGCTGCACATCGTGCTGCTGGTGGTGCTGTGGGTGCGCTACGCGCAGCATCTGCACGGGATTGCGCGCGGCGCGCTGCACATCTGGTTCGCGCTGATCGGGGTGTCGGTGCTGACCACGTACCAGCACCATTTCCTGGACATTCCCACCGGCCTGGCCGCGGGCTGGCTGTGCGTGTGGCTGTGGCCGCAGCGGGTGGCGGCGCCGTGGAGCGCGCTGGCCGTGGCGCGCGATCCGGCGCGCTGGCGCCTGGCCGCCGCTTACCTGTGCGGCAGCGGCGCCTGCGTCGCGCTGGCCTGGACGGTTGGCGGCGCGGCCTGGTGGCTGCTGTGGCCGGCGCTGTCGCTGCTGCTGGTCGCGTGCGACTACGCGCTGCTCGGCGCGATCGGCCTGCAGAAGCGCGCCGACGGCCGCCTCAGCCTGGCCGCGCGCTGGCTGTACGCGCCGTACCTGGCGGCCGCCTGGCTCAATTCGCGCGCCTGGACCCGACGCGATCCGGCGCCGCGCGAGATCGCCGACGGCGTCTGGCTGGGGCGCCTGCCCGATCGCGGCGAGCGCGCTGCGTTCGCCGCGGTGGTCGACGTCTGCGCCGAACTGTCGTTGCGCGCTGCCGGGCCGCACGATCGCAGCGTGCCGATGCTGGACCTGGTCGCGCCGCCGGCGGCGGCATTGCGCGATGCCGCCAGCGCGATCGAAGCCGCGCGCCGCCACGGCCCGGTGCTGGTGTGCTGCGCGCTGGGCTATTCGCGCAGCGCCGCCGCGGTCGCCACCTGGTTGTTGCATAGCGGTCGCGCCGCCGATCCGGATGCCGCGCTCGCGCTGCTGCGTGCGCGCGCAGCGCGGGTGGTGCTGGGGCCTGCGCAGCGCGCC